A part of Synergistaceae bacterium genomic DNA contains:
- a CDS encoding PqqD family protein, whose product MTAAYDFLKDYIPVHSALKTRNEGEFLIASNRNSEIYYLNGTAREMWNILDGNMTIEGLCAEILGEYEVDRETLERDIVSFIRDMQWKKLIRLKKGAISS is encoded by the coding sequence ATGACAGCGGCATATGATTTCCTGAAGGATTATATCCCCGTTCACAGTGCCTTGAAGACTCGCAATGAAGGCGAATTTCTCATAGCCTCGAACCGTAACAGCGAGATATATTACCTCAACGGAACGGCGCGGGAAATGTGGAATATTCTTGACGGCAATATGACGATTGAAGGGCTTTGCGCTGAAATTCTCGGTGAGTATGAAGTTGACCGCGAGACCCTCGAACGCGATATAGTGAGTTTCATACGCGATATGCAATGGAAGAAATTAATACGTCTGAAGAAAGGAGCAATATCATCATGA